The following coding sequences lie in one Megalodesulfovibrio gigas DSM 1382 = ATCC 19364 genomic window:
- the cas1f gene encoding type I-F CRISPR-associated endonuclease Cas1f, producing MKNDMVASDLKTIMHSKRANLYYLEHCRVLVHGGRVEYVTDAGKKSLYWNIPIANTTTLLLGTGTSITQAAMRELGKAGVLVGFCGGGGTPLFSANEVEVAVSWMSPQSEYRPTEYLQSWVQFWFNDAARLSAAKAFQYERLRCVEQFWTTPKTFGDAEFNVEGTQLGLVLESARNAMQRASDSMVLLTEEAHLAKSLYKLAAHAVGYGQFSRAKRGAGTDSANRFLDHGNYLAYGLGATATWVLGIPHGLAVMHGKTRRGGLVFDVADLIKDAVVLPQAFISAMRGDEEQTFRQACIDVFARCEALDFMIETLKKVALQTAKSVA from the coding sequence ATGAAAAACGACATGGTTGCCTCGGATCTCAAGACGATCATGCACTCCAAGCGGGCCAATTTGTACTATCTTGAACATTGCCGTGTGCTCGTCCATGGTGGGCGCGTAGAATATGTGACGGATGCCGGGAAGAAGTCGCTCTACTGGAATATTCCCATCGCCAACACCACAACCCTGCTGCTTGGCACAGGAACCTCCATCACCCAGGCGGCCATGCGTGAATTGGGGAAGGCCGGCGTCCTCGTCGGATTCTGTGGCGGTGGTGGGACACCGTTGTTCAGCGCCAATGAAGTGGAAGTTGCCGTCTCCTGGATGTCTCCCCAAAGCGAATATCGCCCGACAGAGTACCTTCAGTCTTGGGTGCAATTCTGGTTCAACGATGCAGCGCGTCTCAGCGCAGCAAAGGCGTTCCAATACGAACGGCTTCGATGTGTTGAACAATTTTGGACCACACCGAAAACATTCGGCGATGCGGAGTTTAATGTCGAGGGCACACAACTGGGACTTGTCCTGGAGTCTGCCCGCAATGCCATGCAGCGGGCTTCGGATTCGATGGTGCTTTTGACCGAAGAGGCGCACCTAGCCAAATCACTGTATAAACTGGCTGCACATGCTGTTGGGTATGGCCAGTTTTCTCGGGCCAAGCGGGGAGCCGGCACGGATTCAGCCAACAGATTTCTCGATCATGGCAACTACCTGGCCTATGGGTTGGGCGCTACCGCAACCTGGGTGCTGGGCATCCCGCATGGGTTGGCCGTCATGCACGGCAAGACAAGGCGTGGCGGATTGGTGTTTGATGTGGCCGATCTGATCAAGGATGCCGTGGTCTTGCCGCAGGCCTTTATCTCGGCCATGCGCGGCGATGAGGAGCAAACCTTTCGCCAGGCATGCATTGATGTGTTTGCCCGTTGCGAGGCGTTGGACTTTATGATCGAGACACTCAAGAAGGTTGCCCTGCAAACGGCGAAGAGCGTGGCATGA
- a CDS encoding Fic family protein: MQADIIPPDRGESIALMEPLLVPSGAARRGELLDKILVLAQQSAGLRRSLPGHLATSLAGLVRSMNCYYSNLIEGHDTHPVDIERALRQDFSADARQRNLQLEARAHVEVQAWIDAGGLRGRAFTLEGLLELHRQFCERLPGELLWTVGDGNQAEERVRVQPGTLRTRDVRVGRHVAVSPGAVPRFLHRFVQAYSGLGKADTILAAACAHHRLLWIHPFLDGNGRVARLLSHAVLLESLDTGALWSVARGLARNVEAYKRHLAACDLPRQGDTDGRGSLSQAALVEFVAFFLDICLDQVAFMERLIQPEQLRTRIALWAEECIRLGQLPHHAMAVLEALLYRGELPRSDVPTVTGLGDRQARRVVAALQDQGVVISESSRAPLRLAFPARLAPRWMPGLFPEFPDAPGGQE, translated from the coding sequence ATGCAAGCGGACATCATCCCCCCAGATCGCGGCGAAAGCATCGCCCTGATGGAGCCCCTGCTCGTGCCCTCGGGCGCGGCGCGGCGTGGCGAGTTGCTGGACAAGATTCTGGTGCTAGCCCAGCAGTCCGCTGGCCTGCGCCGGAGTCTGCCAGGCCATCTGGCGACCTCCCTGGCCGGGCTCGTGCGGTCCATGAACTGCTATTACAGCAACCTGATCGAGGGGCACGACACCCACCCCGTGGACATCGAACGCGCCCTGCGCCAGGACTTCAGCGCCGACGCCCGGCAGCGTAATCTGCAGCTGGAGGCGCGGGCCCATGTGGAGGTCCAGGCCTGGATCGACGCGGGCGGGCTGCGCGGCCGGGCCTTCACCCTGGAGGGCCTGCTGGAACTCCACCGGCAGTTCTGCGAGCGGCTGCCCGGGGAACTGCTGTGGACGGTCGGGGATGGAAATCAGGCAGAAGAACGCGTCAGGGTGCAGCCCGGCACCCTACGCACGCGGGATGTGCGGGTGGGACGGCACGTGGCCGTCAGCCCCGGCGCAGTGCCGCGGTTTCTGCACCGGTTTGTCCAGGCATACTCAGGACTTGGCAAGGCGGACACCATCCTGGCCGCGGCCTGCGCGCACCATCGGCTGCTGTGGATCCATCCCTTCCTCGACGGCAACGGCCGCGTCGCCCGTCTGCTGTCCCACGCCGTCCTGCTGGAGAGCCTGGACACGGGCGCCCTCTGGTCCGTGGCCCGCGGGCTGGCCCGCAACGTGGAGGCCTACAAGCGGCATCTGGCAGCCTGCGATCTCCCCCGCCAGGGAGACACCGACGGCCGCGGCAGCCTCAGCCAGGCGGCCCTCGTGGAGTTTGTGGCTTTCTTTCTGGACATTTGCCTGGACCAGGTGGCCTTCATGGAACGCCTGATCCAGCCTGAGCAGCTGCGCACCCGCATTGCCCTCTGGGCCGAGGAATGCATCCGCCTGGGGCAACTCCCGCACCATGCCATGGCCGTCCTGGAGGCCCTGCTCTATCGCGGCGAACTGCCTCGGAGCGACGTGCCCACCGTGACCGGCCTGGGCGACCGCCAGGCGCGGCGGGTGGTGGCGGCCCTGCAGGATCAGGGCGTGGTCATCTCCGAAAGCTCCCGGGCCCCCCTCCGACTCGCCTTCCCCGCCCGCCTGGCCCCACGCTGGATGCCCGGCCTGTTCCCCGAGTTCCCGGACGCGCCCGGTGGGCAGGAATAG
- the cas3f gene encoding type I-F CRISPR-associated helicase Cas3f encodes MNILIVSECTGNAIKETQRILDQFSERRGSRTWQTAITHAGLETLHRLLRKTARKNTAVACYWIRGIDHSELLWIVGATDRFNAQGVVPTNETTRNILRSRDENDWHTLRQIYLLSALAALWHDLGKACDEFQKRLRQKAIPTRNLLRHEWIALRIFQAFVGKGSDQDWLDRLARQDIIASKQLLHAVQADGLTATSPAPFRNMPPLAQAVGWLIVTHHRLPQLPKESRQGFQAAMLEDIPGNITAEWNERVDRSDATALKAYWQFKHGLPMDLPAWRERAAKHARRLLELPAEQWAHSLDNPYVMHLSRLALTLADHEYSSRESSEDRNSRKSESLLYANTNKSRQLKQPLEEHLLGVEKCCGDIAYALPRLAEELPRLARHRGLRQRTAVERFRWQNKAADLAEGIRERTATQGAFLVNMASTGCGKTLANARILHALADPAKGMRCVFALGLRTLTLQTGREYRERLHLGEDVVAIRVGGGALWELPDHQGHQDHQGNQGQEDSGSESAQRLLPEDGQVFFEGAADAHPVLRRMLNEPNSRALLTAPLLTCTIDHLVPATESLRGGHQLLPMLRLLSSDLVLDELDDYGIEDLPAVARLVHWAGMLGSRVLISSATLPPALVQGMFEAYREGRRVFQHNRGQRPGEAPDMCCVWIDEFQATAKDCATMDAFAQAHIAFATKRGERIGRAPAIRRAAVLPVSIACGQSEKIRQEYARIILGGVLQLHAQHHMPDPVSGARVSFGLVRMANIGPLREVAQALYQLELPENIRIHVCVYHSQYPLLMRSGIEQLLDKALQRKDPLAVFKLSDVRQRLDASPACEHIFLVLGSPVTEVGRDHDYDWAVVEPSSMRSLIQLAGRILRHRLLLCTSPNILMLSRNIRSLEHPGEPAFQKPGFETAHGFALNSHELEELLRPEQYAVIDARPRILAPEVLRPAESLVDLEHARLARLMQQPAVPVLTPREQRAGGKAVAPVGAYSWWRQPRGMLTGLLQREQPFRKQTRPEVELVLLPNEDEDDWVLHEIKEEHGQRSFESRASRLKSPDLASSPQVQPWGQVDYLAALKELAESLDMPLEVCAKKFGTVTLPELKSDGTYSFHPALGFGVDK; translated from the coding sequence ATGAATATCCTCATTGTGTCCGAATGTACTGGAAATGCCATCAAGGAAACGCAGCGGATTCTGGATCAGTTTTCCGAACGCCGGGGCTCCCGAACATGGCAGACGGCCATCACGCATGCAGGGTTGGAGACGCTGCATCGTCTGCTGCGCAAAACGGCGCGCAAAAATACTGCAGTGGCCTGCTACTGGATTCGTGGAATAGATCATTCCGAGCTCCTGTGGATTGTCGGGGCAACAGATCGGTTCAATGCCCAGGGGGTTGTTCCGACCAATGAAACAACCCGCAACATCCTCCGTTCCAGAGATGAAAATGATTGGCACACGTTGCGCCAGATCTATCTACTGTCTGCCCTGGCGGCCCTGTGGCATGACCTGGGCAAGGCGTGCGACGAATTTCAAAAGCGACTGCGGCAGAAAGCGATTCCCACGCGCAATCTGCTGCGGCATGAATGGATTGCTCTGCGGATTTTCCAGGCATTCGTTGGCAAGGGCAGTGATCAAGACTGGCTGGATCGACTGGCCAGGCAGGACATTATTGCTTCAAAACAGTTGTTGCACGCTGTGCAGGCTGACGGCCTGACGGCGACATCGCCGGCGCCGTTCCGCAATATGCCTCCCCTGGCCCAGGCGGTAGGCTGGCTGATCGTGACGCATCACCGACTGCCTCAACTGCCCAAGGAATCCCGCCAAGGGTTTCAGGCGGCAATGCTTGAGGATATTCCAGGCAACATCACTGCCGAGTGGAACGAGCGTGTGGACAGGTCTGATGCAACAGCGCTCAAGGCGTATTGGCAGTTCAAGCATGGCCTGCCCATGGACCTGCCGGCCTGGAGGGAACGGGCGGCCAAACACGCGCGCCGGCTGCTGGAGCTCCCGGCAGAGCAGTGGGCACATAGCCTGGACAACCCGTATGTCATGCATCTGTCCCGGTTGGCGCTGACCCTGGCCGATCATGAATATTCGAGCCGAGAATCCAGTGAAGATCGAAATTCCAGGAAGTCAGAGAGCCTTCTCTATGCCAACACGAACAAGTCTCGGCAGTTGAAGCAGCCGCTGGAGGAACACCTGCTCGGCGTGGAAAAGTGCTGCGGGGATATTGCCTATGCCCTGCCCAGGCTGGCCGAGGAGCTGCCGCGACTGGCCCGGCATAGGGGATTGCGCCAACGCACGGCCGTTGAACGCTTTCGGTGGCAAAACAAGGCGGCGGATTTGGCGGAAGGCATCCGTGAACGCACGGCAACCCAGGGGGCCTTTCTCGTCAACATGGCTTCCACCGGCTGCGGCAAAACCCTGGCCAATGCGCGCATCCTTCATGCTCTTGCCGATCCCGCCAAAGGCATGCGCTGTGTGTTTGCGCTGGGGTTGCGCACCCTGACCCTGCAAACCGGGCGCGAGTATCGCGAACGCCTGCACCTGGGCGAAGACGTCGTGGCCATCCGGGTCGGTGGCGGGGCCCTCTGGGAGTTGCCCGACCATCAAGGCCATCAAGACCATCAGGGCAATCAGGGCCAGGAAGATTCCGGCAGCGAGTCTGCACAGCGCCTGCTTCCCGAGGATGGACAGGTCTTTTTCGAAGGGGCAGCGGATGCCCACCCGGTGCTGCGGCGGATGCTGAACGAGCCCAACTCCCGGGCACTGCTGACTGCGCCGCTGTTGACCTGCACCATTGATCATCTGGTCCCGGCCACGGAGAGTCTGCGGGGAGGGCATCAACTGCTCCCCATGCTCCGGCTGCTGAGCAGTGATCTTGTGCTGGACGAACTGGACGACTACGGCATTGAGGATTTGCCTGCCGTGGCAAGGCTGGTGCACTGGGCCGGCATGCTTGGCTCCCGGGTGCTCATTTCCTCGGCCACCCTGCCGCCTGCCCTGGTGCAGGGCATGTTCGAGGCCTACCGTGAAGGCCGCCGCGTGTTCCAACACAATCGGGGGCAACGCCCCGGTGAAGCGCCGGACATGTGCTGCGTCTGGATTGATGAATTCCAGGCCACGGCCAAGGACTGCGCCACCATGGACGCCTTTGCCCAGGCCCACATCGCGTTTGCCACCAAACGTGGGGAAAGGATCGGTCGGGCCCCCGCCATCCGTCGTGCTGCCGTGCTCCCCGTGTCCATTGCCTGCGGACAGTCGGAAAAGATCCGCCAGGAATACGCCCGCATCATTCTGGGGGGCGTCCTGCAATTGCATGCGCAGCACCATATGCCGGATCCCGTCAGCGGCGCCCGCGTCAGCTTCGGGCTGGTGCGCATGGCCAATATCGGCCCCCTGCGCGAGGTGGCCCAGGCCTTGTACCAGCTCGAACTTCCAGAAAATATCCGCATCCATGTGTGTGTGTATCATTCCCAGTATCCGCTGCTGATGCGTTCGGGCATTGAACAGCTTCTGGACAAGGCGCTGCAGCGCAAGGATCCCCTTGCCGTCTTCAAATTGTCGGACGTCCGCCAGCGTCTGGATGCCAGTCCAGCCTGTGAGCACATCTTTCTGGTGCTTGGTTCGCCGGTGACGGAGGTCGGACGGGACCATGACTACGACTGGGCCGTGGTCGAGCCGTCTTCCATGCGTTCGCTCATCCAGCTTGCCGGGCGCATCCTCCGGCACCGACTCCTTCTGTGCACCTCGCCCAACATCCTCATGCTCTCACGCAACATCAGAAGCCTGGAACACCCTGGAGAGCCCGCCTTTCAGAAACCTGGATTCGAGACAGCACACGGCTTCGCACTTAACAGCCATGAGTTGGAGGAACTACTGCGGCCGGAGCAGTATGCAGTCATTGACGCCCGCCCCCGCATTCTCGCGCCAGAGGTGCTGCGCCCTGCCGAAAGTCTGGTTGATCTTGAGCACGCGCGGCTTGCCCGGCTCATGCAGCAGCCGGCGGTGCCGGTGCTCACCCCGCGCGAGCAGCGTGCCGGGGGCAAGGCCGTTGCCCCCGTGGGGGCCTATAGCTGGTGGCGGCAGCCGCGCGGCATGCTCACCGGTCTGCTGCAGCGCGAACAGCCGTTTCGGAAACAGACCCGTCCTGAAGTGGAGCTTGTCCTGCTCCCCAATGAGGACGAGGATGACTGGGTGCTGCACGAGATCAAGGAGGAGCATGGGCAGCGTTCGTTCGAGTCTCGGGCCTCCCGCCTGAAAAGTCCTGACCTTGCGTCCTCCCCGCAGGTGCAGCCCTGGGGGCAGGTGGACTATCTGGCTGCTCTGAAGGAACTGGCGGAATCGTTGGACATGCCTCTTGAGGTATGCGCCAAAAAGTTCGGCACCGTGACGTTGCCGGAACTGAAAAGCGATGGGACGTATTCCTTCCATCCGGCTTTGGGGTTTGGGGTTGATAAATAG